In a single window of the Methanolobus psychrophilus R15 genome:
- the arsC gene encoding arsenate reductase has translation MTGKRLQEKKKVLFLCTHNSARSQMAEGLLKAVSGGRYEAYSAGVEATHVDPRAVTVMQEIGIDISSQRSKKAREFQDIVFDVAVTVCDRAKQACSICSMPLEVPASKDDDSPRAKKVIHKGFDDPASAEGSKEEQLRVFRRVRDEIKEWIYITFKE, from the coding sequence ATGACAGGTAAGAGATTGCAGGAAAAAAAGAAGGTTCTCTTTTTATGCACACACAACTCAGCCAGGTCCCAGATGGCCGAAGGCCTTCTTAAAGCAGTCTCCGGTGGCCGGTACGAGGCTTATAGCGCCGGGGTTGAGGCGACACATGTAGACCCTCGTGCGGTCACGGTCATGCAGGAGATTGGCATTGACATTTCTTCTCAGCGTTCCAAAAAGGCCAGAGAGTTTCAGGATATTGTATTCGATGTTGCTGTAACTGTCTGCGATCGGGCTAAACAGGCCTGCTCTATATGCAGCATGCCTTTAGAAGTGCCGGCTTCAAAAGATGACGATTCTCCAAGGGCGAAGAAAGTGATCCACAAGGGTTTTGATGATCCTGCATCGGCTGAAGGTTCGAAGGAAGAACAGCTCAGGGTGTTTCGCCGGGTCAGGGACGAGATCAAAGAGTGGATCTACATTACGTTCAAGGAATAA
- a CDS encoding tetrahydromethanopterin S-methyltransferase, subunit A, translated as MAATDSINISKDISGWPVTDGDYVIGDPDSPVAVVTLASDYEKLGLQNYAICGTCFTENFGIQKVIVNVLSNPRINCLIVCGKESKHFAGQSIMALVENGVSTMGDYKKIIGSKGVIPYLDEIPMTAINRFVREIEIVDLIDITDLETIQRAIDSCKGKERSEASTYPMPEIDENSWKKYDTLIQQKMVSKIRKS; from the coding sequence GTGGCTGCAACAGACTCAATAAATATCTCAAAAGATATTAGTGGCTGGCCTGTAACTGATGGTGACTATGTGATAGGGGACCCTGACTCTCCTGTTGCAGTCGTGACACTTGCTTCTGACTATGAAAAGCTGGGCTTGCAAAACTATGCAATATGTGGTACGTGCTTTACAGAGAATTTTGGTATTCAGAAAGTAATTGTAAACGTACTTTCAAATCCCAGAATTAACTGCCTGATAGTCTGTGGCAAAGAAAGCAAACACTTTGCTGGCCAGTCCATTATGGCACTTGTAGAAAACGGGGTTTCGACCATGGGCGATTATAAGAAGATAATCGGCTCAAAGGGAGTGATCCCTTACCTGGATGAGATCCCCATGACCGCAATAAACCGCTTTGTAAGGGAAATCGAGATTGTCGATCTCATAGATATCACGGATCTGGAAACTATCCAGAGGGCAATTGACTCCTGCAAAGGCAAGGAAAGGAGCGAAGCTTCAACATATCCCATGCCGGAAATCGATGAGAATAGCTGGAAGAAGTATGACACTTTGATTCAACAAAAAATGGTGTCCAAAATAAGAAAAAGCTGA
- a CDS encoding DGC domain protein, with translation MTQGAKCACEAAVIGLYACAGGSNVGQMANKVAVELTKQGKGKIMCTVGIGGDVPGIIKSTEGTGEIVAIDGCSLVCAKKSLERAGFTVDKSIVITELGMKKGGSLDLQETEVNEIMAKVEDALTN, from the coding sequence ATGACGCAAGGAGCAAAATGTGCATGTGAAGCGGCAGTTATCGGACTATATGCATGTGCAGGTGGTTCCAATGTGGGACAAATGGCAAACAAAGTTGCAGTTGAGCTTACTAAACAGGGAAAAGGCAAGATCATGTGTACTGTCGGTATCGGAGGCGATGTTCCCGGAATAATAAAAAGTACTGAAGGGACAGGCGAGATAGTTGCTATCGATGGTTGTTCCCTGGTCTGTGCTAAGAAGTCACTGGAACGCGCAGGCTTCACAGTAGATAAGAGCATAGTGATAACCGAGCTCGGCATGAAAAAGGGCGGAAGTCTGGATCTGCAGGAAACTGAAGTAAATGAGATTATGGCCAAAGTAGAGGATGCTTTGACTAATTAA
- a CDS encoding redox-active disulfide protein 2 has protein sequence MKIEILGTGCAKCKKTKELVEQAVAELGVNAEVVKVEDINAALDYGVMITPAVVIDGDVKIAGKVPTIEKVKEWLS, from the coding sequence ATGAAAATAGAGATACTTGGAACAGGTTGTGCAAAGTGCAAGAAGACAAAGGAACTAGTTGAGCAGGCAGTCGCTGAGCTTGGTGTTAACGCAGAAGTGGTCAAAGTCGAGGATATAAATGCTGCACTGGATTACGGAGTGATGATCACGCCTGCTGTTGTGATCGATGGTGATGTAAAGATTGCAGGGAAGGTTCCGACGATAGAGAAGGTAAAAGAATGGTTATCATAA
- a CDS encoding phosphate-binding protein: MDIPAPAISIDAGNTGSKIFIKGSDTILPVSIAESKIYMELHPGNEIIVIGGGSSLGVASFIEGEVEIAMASRKIKESEIKSANNKGIEPVETIIGWDGISVIVNKNNPLESLSVEQLQMVYSGEVTNWKELGGNDEKIRVMVRDQSSGTYGFFKEHVLGDKAYTKNAIIEPNTEAVVKDVSLSTASIGYIGLAYMDESVKMIGLGTSEGIFYPNANTIRRGTYPLSRPLYYYTDGEPEGTVKEYIDFVLSAQGQEILSDIGYLPVN; encoded by the coding sequence ATGGATATACCGGCACCGGCAATAAGTATTGACGCTGGTAATACCGGAAGCAAGATATTTATCAAAGGTTCGGATACAATTCTGCCGGTTTCAATCGCCGAATCCAAAATTTACATGGAACTGCACCCCGGCAATGAGATTATCGTTATTGGGGGGGGTTCTTCTCTAGGAGTTGCCAGTTTTATTGAAGGCGAAGTTGAAATCGCTATGGCCTCACGAAAAATTAAAGAATCAGAGATCAAAAGTGCGAATAATAAAGGCATTGAGCCTGTAGAGACTATCATTGGATGGGATGGCATATCTGTTATCGTCAACAAGAACAATCCTCTCGAAAGCTTAAGCGTTGAACAGCTCCAAATGGTCTACAGCGGAGAAGTTACAAACTGGAAGGAACTTGGAGGCAATGACGAGAAGATCAGGGTTATGGTTCGTGACCAAAGTTCAGGAACCTACGGATTTTTCAAGGAACATGTACTCGGGGACAAAGCCTATACTAAAAACGCGATTATTGAACCCAACACCGAAGCTGTGGTCAAGGATGTTTCATTGAGCACGGCATCTATAGGATATATCGGACTCGCATATATGGATGAAAGTGTGAAAATGATTGGACTTGGTACATCAGAAGGCATATTTTATCCCAATGCCAATACAATTAGGAGAGGAACCTACCCGCTTTCCAGACCACTTTACTATTATACCGATGGTGAGCCTGAGGGAACTGTAAAAGAATATATTGATTTCGTATTGAGTGCTCAGGGGCAGGAAATTCTCTCGGATATTGGGTATCTGCCGGTCAACTAA
- a CDS encoding phosphonate ABC transporter, periplasmic phosphonate-binding protein produces the protein MKGPKLNYGKYLLLISLLIIIVLVTVSSGCFEGEKALKVSLGNTDILDKQDTKGKSVRIGVFSMASPKMTMEYYQDFLDYLSKDTGLDFELVQRDNPAEINYLLKTEYLDAVFVRESDYFEGYEDFGMQVIAVPVIHGDIRYSSYVITRSDGNINSLEDLRNKRFAFNSYRFNRGEVVPDYMRPLINESPDSFFSSYIYSNSQDNFINMIAQGTLDGAEVDCVMWDYVVEDSEDYSSNLQIIHTSPPQLVHAIAVHPDTDKEFRDKIKSSLLTMHDSPTGRDVLKNMHFDMFLQMDHDTYASHEDDSRKVE, from the coding sequence ATGAAAGGACCTAAATTGAATTATGGCAAGTACCTGCTCCTAATCTCCCTTCTTATAATCATTGTACTGGTAACTGTTTCTAGTGGATGTTTCGAAGGCGAGAAGGCTTTGAAAGTATCTCTTGGGAATACAGATATTCTTGATAAACAGGATACTAAGGGCAAATCTGTCCGTATAGGTGTTTTTTCAATGGCATCACCAAAAATGACCATGGAATACTATCAGGACTTCCTTGACTATCTGTCAAAAGATACAGGTCTTGATTTTGAGCTTGTCCAAAGGGATAATCCTGCTGAAATAAACTATTTGCTGAAAACTGAATATCTGGACGCTGTATTCGTAAGAGAGAGCGATTATTTCGAAGGCTATGAGGATTTTGGAATGCAGGTAATTGCAGTGCCTGTAATTCATGGAGATATACGCTATTCCTCATATGTGATCACAAGGTCTGATGGCAATATCAACTCCCTGGAAGATTTGCGCAACAAACGATTTGCATTCAATAGTTATCGCTTTAATCGCGGAGAAGTTGTCCCCGACTATATGCGCCCTTTGATAAATGAATCTCCTGATTCTTTTTTTTCCAGCTACATCTACAGTAACAGCCAGGATAATTTTATTAATATGATTGCTCAGGGGACTCTTGACGGTGCTGAGGTTGATTGTGTTATGTGGGATTATGTCGTGGAGGATTCTGAGGATTATTCGTCGAATTTGCAGATAATACATACATCTCCACCGCAACTCGTCCATGCAATTGCGGTCCACCCGGACACTGATAAGGAATTCAGGGACAAGATAAAGTCCTCACTGCTCACGATGCACGATTCCCCCACTGGAAGAGATGTTCTGAAGAACATGCATTTTGATATGTTCCTTCAAATGGACCATGATACATATGCAAGCCACGAAGATGATTCGCGGAAGGTTGAGTAA
- a CDS encoding two-component hybrid sensor and regulator → MDKQSRKITAYFGHFSIRTQLILNVVGIILILGILMGSYLNVVQTNMMKTELNEKGISITRNLAENSINPILTDNQVRLQWLVDTIKESEPEVMYVFIIDESGEVMAHTFKRGFPVELRGLNPAVGETSTLLLDTEEVYIRDISYPILEGKAGEVHVGVSQESIRATVDKFTVTLGIFVFLLMIAGSNVAYIAGTVISRPIMDLREGVEIFGEGNFDYKVSIDSQNEIGQLASSFNDMASHIGHLIIEKEKAATEVLDTRNYLTKIISGSLDGIVVSDGVGKIEFVNEAFVGIAESQENELIGLDMCSLFKEKSEELKSFLKNTEISDTFVRELSFITRDGKLKYVILSMGSVKYRSELKYVSVAKDITEIKKLEQMKSNIIANISHELRTPLNIMKGFVEISIDEHNNDKRRLYLQKSLQALEKQNWMIQDLLEVARGDSEMEELNMVKTNINGVVEMACRDIKGKLDASGINVTIKLGTDRFVKAEPEKLAYALTKIIDNALKFTDKGGDIEIGTLLDDDGAVIYTRDTGTGIPKENLAKVFEKFYQVDGTSTRKFGGNGLGLAIAKTIMEKHKGKLWVESKLGEGSIFYLSVPYFVDIDT, encoded by the coding sequence ATGGACAAACAATCAAGGAAAATTACCGCCTATTTCGGTCACTTCAGCATCAGGACACAATTAATCCTCAACGTTGTCGGTATTATCCTCATCCTGGGTATTCTGATGGGCTCGTATCTCAATGTGGTCCAAACGAATATGATGAAAACAGAACTTAATGAGAAAGGCATCTCTATCACGCGTAATCTGGCCGAGAATAGCATAAATCCGATCCTCACAGATAATCAAGTCCGTCTTCAGTGGCTTGTGGATACGATAAAAGAAAGTGAACCTGAAGTTATGTACGTATTCATAATTGATGAAAGCGGGGAGGTGATGGCTCATACCTTCAAACGGGGATTTCCGGTGGAGCTCCGGGGATTGAATCCTGCTGTTGGCGAGACAAGCACCTTGCTGCTTGATACAGAAGAAGTGTATATCAGAGATATCTCTTATCCTATTCTTGAAGGAAAAGCCGGCGAGGTTCATGTTGGCGTGAGCCAGGAAAGCATAAGGGCCACAGTAGACAAATTCACTGTAACTCTGGGAATATTCGTCTTTTTACTAATGATTGCCGGTTCCAATGTTGCATATATCGCAGGTACAGTCATCTCCCGCCCAATAATGGATCTCAGGGAAGGAGTGGAGATCTTCGGTGAAGGCAACTTTGATTACAAGGTCAGCATCGACTCTCAAAATGAGATTGGTCAGCTTGCCAGTTCTTTCAATGATATGGCATCACATATAGGTCACCTGATAATCGAGAAAGAGAAAGCTGCTACGGAAGTACTTGATACAAGAAACTACCTCACAAAGATAATATCCGGTAGCCTTGATGGGATAGTTGTTAGTGACGGTGTCGGGAAGATAGAGTTTGTAAACGAGGCATTCGTAGGAATAGCTGAGTCTCAAGAAAACGAGTTGATTGGATTAGATATGTGTTCCCTTTTTAAAGAAAAAAGTGAAGAACTTAAGTCTTTTTTGAAAAATACGGAGATTAGCGACACTTTTGTACGCGAGCTAAGTTTCATCACCCGTGATGGCAAGCTGAAATATGTTATCCTGAGTATGGGGAGTGTGAAATACAGGAGTGAGCTGAAATATGTCTCCGTTGCAAAAGATATCACGGAAATAAAGAAACTGGAACAAATGAAAAGCAACATCATTGCAAATATTTCACATGAATTACGCACCCCTCTAAACATAATGAAAGGATTCGTAGAAATATCCATTGATGAGCATAACAATGATAAAAGGCGCCTTTACCTGCAAAAATCCTTGCAAGCTCTTGAAAAGCAGAACTGGATGATTCAGGACCTTTTGGAAGTTGCTCGGGGAGATAGTGAAATGGAGGAACTGAACATGGTAAAAACAAATATTAATGGAGTTGTTGAGATGGCATGTCGGGATATTAAAGGGAAACTCGATGCTTCAGGTATAAATGTTACAATAAAACTCGGTACTGACAGGTTCGTGAAGGCGGAGCCTGAAAAGCTTGCTTATGCGCTTACAAAGATTATTGACAATGCATTGAAATTCACTGACAAAGGCGGAGATATCGAAATAGGTACGTTACTGGATGATGATGGGGCAGTTATCTACACCAGGGACACCGGAACAGGCATTCCAAAGGAAAATCTGGCAAAAGTATTCGAGAAATTCTATCAGGTAGATGGCACTTCAACTCGCAAGTTCGGAGGAAATGGTCTTGGGCTTGCTATAGCAAAGACTATAATGGAGAAACATAAAGGTAAACTGTGGGTAGAATCAAAACTTGGTGAAGGCAGTATCTTTTATTTGAGTGTTCCTTATTTTGTTGATATTGACACCTAG
- a CDS encoding HAD-superfamily hydrolase, with translation MKKALIFDLDGVLVDSMDFHATAWRTAFREAGIEVDIRDIFEIEGANDRGIVERVLRKEKHVFSDDVFISVPARKHELFNVDNVKPFNGMEKFLCEMHEQFHLALVSGSDRGAVEKMTDRFYSGVFDVIISGNDVIRGKPFPDPYLKAVEMLCVKKEECIVIENAPLGVEAAKNAGLFCVGLPTYVDAAHLEYADRVLKDHAELQGYLRELYA, from the coding sequence ATGAAAAAAGCTTTGATCTTTGACCTAGACGGCGTATTGGTAGACTCCATGGACTTTCATGCCACAGCTTGGAGGACAGCTTTTAGAGAAGCCGGAATTGAAGTAGATATAAGGGATATATTTGAGATAGAGGGTGCCAATGACCGAGGGATTGTAGAAAGGGTGCTCCGGAAAGAAAAGCATGTTTTCAGTGACGATGTCTTCATTTCGGTTCCTGCAAGAAAACATGAATTATTCAATGTGGACAATGTGAAACCATTCAATGGAATGGAAAAGTTCCTGTGCGAAATGCATGAACAATTTCACCTTGCCCTTGTTTCCGGTTCTGACAGGGGTGCCGTGGAAAAAATGACAGACAGGTTTTACTCTGGTGTTTTTGATGTCATTATCAGTGGTAATGATGTGATTCGGGGGAAACCCTTTCCTGACCCATACCTGAAAGCTGTGGAAATGCTTTGTGTCAAGAAGGAAGAATGCATTGTAATTGAGAATGCACCTTTAGGAGTTGAAGCTGCAAAGAATGCAGGGCTTTTTTGTGTAGGATTGCCAACCTATGTGGATGCTGCACATCTGGAGTATGCAGATAGGGTCTTAAAAGACCATGCAGAACTTCAAGGATATCTCCGGGAACTCTACGCCTGA
- a CDS encoding glycosyltransferase 28 domain-containing protein → MKFFIFTCGEGLGHTGRSISLGRELLSAGHIVHFGAYGFSKELIESSGYEVSFIPQELRLEGKAGSFDLEASIKKTMENISAKDIRSVFSLIRKINPDVVVSDGYYLAILAAKSKKIRTCMIVNQSNMEEFFANKGQVVRLLGRFVRNFYHYIYRKVDIIVVPDFPKPHTVCVRNLAFPADVVGKVKFSGPLVRKRYGEVLAKDLSRPQVLCTVGGFGYRKKILENIMGAARMDESIKYTFITGPAIGKDDLHEVPVNVNICTFIADPFPYYKASDLVISAGGHGTLMETLSFGLPLFSFPDKGHNEQENNAQVVEDMEYGRKLDYSVSSEEILSMIREVVYKGRFMENTEKLRQQAEVFYGPAFVRELLENSNEE, encoded by the coding sequence ATGAAGTTCTTCATTTTCACATGTGGCGAGGGTCTGGGCCACACGGGGAGGAGTATTTCCCTTGGCAGGGAACTATTATCAGCAGGGCATATTGTCCATTTTGGAGCATATGGCTTCTCAAAAGAGCTTATTGAGAGTTCAGGGTATGAAGTTTCTTTTATACCTCAGGAACTCCGGCTGGAAGGCAAAGCTGGAAGTTTTGACCTGGAGGCTTCCATAAAGAAGACAATGGAAAACATCTCAGCAAAGGATATTCGCTCCGTATTTTCCCTGATAAGGAAAATAAATCCTGATGTAGTTGTCTCTGACGGGTATTATCTTGCAATACTGGCAGCAAAGTCCAAAAAAATCAGAACCTGCATGATAGTGAACCAGTCCAACATGGAAGAGTTCTTCGCTAATAAAGGACAGGTTGTGAGATTACTTGGAAGATTTGTCCGGAATTTCTATCACTACATCTACAGGAAAGTAGACATCATCGTAGTTCCTGACTTCCCAAAACCGCATACTGTATGTGTACGCAATCTTGCATTCCCGGCAGATGTTGTAGGTAAAGTGAAATTCAGCGGTCCACTTGTTCGAAAAAGGTATGGTGAAGTGCTTGCAAAGGACCTATCCAGGCCGCAGGTATTGTGCACTGTAGGTGGTTTTGGTTACAGGAAGAAAATATTGGAAAATATTATGGGCGCTGCCAGAATGGATGAATCTATCAAATATACTTTCATAACCGGTCCTGCTATTGGTAAAGATGACTTGCACGAAGTTCCCGTGAATGTTAACATTTGCACATTTATAGCAGACCCGTTCCCGTATTACAAAGCAAGTGATCTTGTAATTTCTGCAGGTGGGCATGGGACCCTTATGGAAACTCTAAGCTTTGGACTGCCTTTGTTCTCATTCCCTGACAAAGGTCATAATGAGCAGGAGAACAATGCCCAAGTCGTGGAGGACATGGAGTATGGCAGAAAGCTTGATTATTCTGTATCTTCTGAAGAGATTCTTTCTATGATAAGGGAAGTTGTCTATAAAGGCAGATTCATGGAGAACACAGAAAAATTAAGGCAGCAAGCAGAGGTGTTCTACGGCCCTGCCTTTGTAAGGGAGCTATTGGAAAACTCAAATGAAGAATAA
- a CDS encoding glycosyltransferase — translation MKIMIFVCGEGLGHTSRCISLGRELKAAGHDVHFGAYGYSKELIEKKGYTAHKIPSEVTLVGKAGTLNLRKSVFATFKRGQFLGLLKLARILRRIMPDVVISDSYYMGVLSAKARKIPCYLVLNQSNMEQFFVQKGISGRIVGDIIRRFYTEVFRMADGILIPDFPMPHTICRKNLDFTEDIWKKVLYTGPLIGKKYGEVERLDLKRPHVISTLGGFGYREPIFRKVIQAAQLDSKIQYTLLSGPFINLDSFKPLPENVRMLELIEDQFPFLASCDIIIAPGGHSTMMEAMSFGIPMLSVPDINHSEQHNNAFAIDEDSLGKMIEYSASAKDILAEIQELLCDNKYRKNVLKLRKLAEKYDGTTFILKMLESKHSVRRGKEINAKDYFVLSRLRGKTPAKRMQKKRS, via the coding sequence ATGAAAATAATGATATTTGTGTGTGGAGAAGGACTCGGACACACCAGCAGGTGTATCTCGCTGGGAAGAGAACTAAAAGCTGCAGGACATGATGTACATTTTGGTGCATATGGATATTCAAAGGAACTCATCGAGAAGAAAGGATATACTGCACATAAAATACCCTCAGAAGTCACGCTTGTAGGAAAGGCCGGCACATTGAACCTGAGAAAATCGGTCTTTGCTACCTTCAAAAGAGGACAGTTCCTGGGTTTGCTTAAACTCGCAAGAATATTGAGGCGTATCATGCCTGACGTTGTTATCTCTGATAGTTACTATATGGGCGTTCTGAGCGCAAAAGCCCGAAAAATCCCTTGCTATCTAGTTCTTAATCAGTCGAACATGGAACAGTTCTTCGTTCAGAAGGGTATCTCTGGAAGGATAGTAGGAGATATTATAAGACGATTCTATACAGAGGTATTCAGGATGGCCGATGGTATCCTGATACCTGATTTCCCAATGCCGCACACTATATGCCGCAAAAATCTGGATTTCACCGAGGATATATGGAAAAAAGTCCTCTATACAGGTCCGCTTATTGGAAAGAAATATGGAGAGGTCGAAAGACTGGATCTTAAAAGGCCTCATGTTATTTCCACACTTGGTGGCTTTGGATACAGGGAACCAATTTTTAGAAAAGTTATCCAAGCTGCACAATTGGACAGCAAGATACAATATACCCTACTCTCTGGACCCTTTATAAACCTTGATTCTTTTAAGCCCTTACCAGAGAACGTAAGGATGCTTGAGCTCATTGAAGACCAATTCCCCTTCCTTGCATCCTGCGATATTATAATCGCACCCGGAGGGCACAGCACTATGATGGAAGCCATGAGCTTTGGTATTCCCATGCTTTCAGTACCCGATATTAACCATAGTGAACAGCACAACAACGCTTTTGCTATCGATGAGGATTCACTGGGTAAGATGATAGAATATTCAGCTTCAGCCAAAGATATCCTTGCAGAGATACAGGAGTTACTTTGTGATAATAAATACAGGAAAAATGTGCTGAAACTAAGGAAACTAGCAGAAAAATATGACGGTACAACATTCATTCTTAAGATGCTGGAATCAAAACACAGCGTAAGAAGGGGCAAAGAGATAAACGCCAAAGATTATTTTGTATTATCCCGACTAAGAGGCAAAACACCGGCAAAAAGGATGCAAAAGAAGAGGAGCTAA
- a CDS encoding AbrB family transcriptional regulator translates to MSIVDIKTATITSKGQIVIPSSMRKGLFEVGNKVAVIAKIDSIEIRPLDDVERRMSTAIASEKALAKLWDTPEEDEAWNYL, encoded by the coding sequence ATGTCTATTGTAGACATAAAAACTGCGACAATAACAAGCAAGGGCCAAATTGTTATCCCTTCTTCCATGCGTAAGGGACTTTTTGAAGTCGGGAATAAGGTTGCAGTCATAGCAAAAATAGACTCTATAGAGATTCGACCCCTCGACGACGTCGAAAGGAGAATGAGTACAGCTATAGCATCGGAGAAGGCCCTTGCAAAACTTTGGGACACTCCCGAAGAAGACGAAGCATGGAACTATTTATAA
- a CDS encoding transcriptional modulator of MazE/toxin, MazF has translation MNQNDLNRGTLKIDSLIRTNKIFTATGDIIEYELGKITEAKLKEVEDKLVEIILKR, from the coding sequence TTGAATCAAAACGATCTCAATAGAGGCACTCTTAAAATTGATAGTCTTATACGTACCAATAAAATATTTACGGCAACTGGCGACATAATAGAATACGAACTCGGCAAGATCACGGAAGCTAAGTTAAAAGAGGTTGAGGATAAGCTTGTAGAGATTATTCTGAAGAGGTAA
- a CDS encoding small ribonucleoprotein, giving the protein MKGDLHLLEGTLSSADDYMNLHLVDTVEIANGERLRSLGSVVLRGNNIILVIPVEG; this is encoded by the coding sequence ATGAAAGGTGACCTTCACCTGCTTGAAGGAACTCTTAGCAGCGCAGATGATTACATGAACCTCCATCTTGTCGATACCGTTGAAATAGCAAATGGTGAGCGTTTAAGGTCCCTAGGTTCCGTTGTCCTTCGTGGAAACAATATCATTCTTGTCATTCCAGTTGAAGGCTAA